The genomic DNA CACACCACGACGGCCCGCGAGCTGATCGCGGTCCCGGGCGGCGTCATCATCGACACGCCGGGGCTGCGCAGCGTCGGCCTGTACGGCGGCGACGGGCTGGAGCGGACGTTCGCGGACGTCGAAGCGCTCGCCGCCGAATGCCGGTACCACGACTGCGCGCACGACGCGGAACCGCAGTGCGCGGTGAAGGCCGCCATCGAGGACGGGCTGCTCCCCGCGCGGCGCCTGGTGAGCTACAACAAACTGCTACGCGAGAACGAGAGGATCGCGGCTCGCTCCGACGCCCGGCTCGCCGCCGAGCGGGCGCGCCAGGGGAAGCACCGGTGGAAGCTCATGAAGGCGGAGTCGGGCAAACCGCGCCCCTGAGAGCCCCGGGGTCAGTTCCAGGACGCGAGTACGGCCGACGGCCCGCGGTACCACCAGCCGCGGTACTCGGGGACGGCGTACGGCCGCACGGCCGGGTCCGACGCCACGGCCAGGACCATCGCGTCCGCGAGCCGGCGGCTCAGCGCGGCGCCTATGCAGCCGTGTGCGCCGGCCCCGAACGACAGATGCGCCCGGTCGCCGCGGTCCGGTACGAAGGCGTCGCCGTCCGGCCAGCGCCGCGGGTCCCGGTTCGCGCTGGGCAGCACCCCGATGACCCGGGTACCGGCCTCGATCGCGACGCCCGAGAGTTCGGTGCCGACCCGCGCCTCGCGGGTGATGCCGCCGATCGGCGACTCCCAGCGCAACGCCTCGTCCACGAAGCTCTGGCGCAGGGCCGGCGATGCTGCCAGCCGCCGGCGCATTTCGCCGTCCGCGGTGAGCACGCACGCCAGCACTGTACTCAGCCCTTCCCGTGGCCCCGCGTCCGCCCCGATGATCATGAACTCGACCATCCGGCGCGTCTCGTCCTGCGAACTCGACGCTTTCGCCATACAGCCCAGCACCGTGTCCGGGCGCGCACGCCGCCTGCCCGCGACGTACTCCGCGACCATCGACAGGATCTCGGCGCGGACACCGTCGACGTCGTCCCGGGGGGTGCCGAACTCGCGGAAGTCGAAGGCGCCCTCGCTCACCAGCGGGCCCCAGCGGTCCATCTGCGCCGGCGTCACGGTGTCCTCGCAGCCGAGCAGGTCGATGGTGGCCCGGGCGACCAGCGGGACGCAGAACTCGGCCGCGAGGTCGCACGGCGTGCCGTCCGCATACGACCCGCGCAACTCCGCGTAACGCCCCGCGACCTCGGCCGGCATCCGGGGGTCGGCGGCCCGGAACGCGGGCAGCATCGCCGACCGTGCGGCGCGGTGCTCCTGCCCCTCGCTGTGGAGCATGTTGGGCCCGACGAACCGGGTCAGATAGCTGTCCGGCTGGTCCGAGCGGAACAACTCCGCGGTGGAGACCACCGTCTGCACGTCGGCCCAGCGCAGCGCGAGCAGCGCTTCGAGTTCGGTGCACACCGCCACCGGGCTCTCCTCCCGCAGGCGTCGCAGCACCGGGTTGGGGTCGGCCTCGAGTTCGGCGAGGGCGACCTCCGCCGGGGCGTGCCGTTCGCCGAGCCGGTCCCGGATCTCGCTGAACGGCACCGCCGTCCTCTCGCGCGAAGCGGTCACAGCCCGGGAATTGTGTTGTCCGAGAAAATACCCTGCTTGACGAAGAAACCCATCGGCTTACGCACCGCACGCCGCACCGCTTCCTTGCGTCCGGGGTGGGCGAGCACCCGGGTGCGAAGCCCCGGCATGTCGCCGAGCCCGGCGTCGCGATAGACGACGGAGCTGCAGAAGGAATTCAGGATCACGGCTATGTAGTCCTTGAGGTAGGACTCGACCTCGCCCCGCTGCTCTTCCGTCATCGACGGACGGGCACGCTCATAGAGCATGCTCACCAGTTCGCGGCCGAACGCGATGTGCCGGGACTCGTCACGGTGGTGGACCCGGTTGATCTCGCGGATGGTCTCGTGGAGCAGTGCGTCGCCCGCCATGGTCATGTTGTAGTGGTCCACCAGCTCCTCGAAAATCAGGATCCGGCTGAACACCAGGAAGTTGGCGAGGTCGGTCTCCTTCTCCGACTCGCCCTTGATCCGGAGCGTCGAGTAGAGCTTTCCGCCGTAGCGCAGACAGAACTCGGCGAAGAACCACATGTGCTCGTTCTCTTCGCCGATGAAGTGGTGGAAGAACTCGGACGTCTCCTCGAACCCGCGGGTGTGGATCCGGTCGATGACCTCGTTGAGAAGCTCACGGATGCCGTGCACGTTCATGCTGTAGAAGTTGATGCTCTCCCACTTGCTGAGCGTCATCTTCTGCGACTCGGTCAACTCGTTCTCGAGTTCGGTGCCGTGGATGCTGAGCAGCGATGGTGACATCCAGTAGGCGTTCTCCGGCAGGGAGTCCGGCCAGTCGAAATGGGTGTACGGGTTGTAGTGGTCGGTGACGGACTTCTCGGTCAGCCGCTCGAGCACTGCGGAGAAACGGTCCGACGATTCGGTCGTGGTGGTCATGTGACTCCTGTCCTCTTGCCTACGCCGACTCGTGCCGACTGCGGATCAGCGCGTCGACCCAGCGTTCCAGACCGAAGGCGATGCAGCCGGTGAAGGCGTGCGTCCCGTCTGCGAGCCTGATGTCGCAGCGCTCACCGAAGAAGTTCCGGTGCGAGTTCACGGAGGCGATGGCCAGGCCGCTCGCATCTGTGAACTCCTGCTTCGTCGGGAACAGCTTCTGGTGGAGCAGCCGCTCGTCGTCCTTCTTGAAGAACGGATCGGTGGCGATCAGGAAGTCACCGCTGGTGCCGA from Streptomyces sp. CMB-StM0423 includes the following:
- a CDS encoding diiron oxygenase; protein product: MLERLTEKSVTDHYNPYTHFDWPDSLPENAYWMSPSLLSIHGTELENELTESQKMTLSKWESINFYSMNVHGIRELLNEVIDRIHTRGFEETSEFFHHFIGEENEHMWFFAEFCLRYGGKLYSTLRIKGESEKETDLANFLVFSRILIFEELVDHYNMTMAGDALLHETIREINRVHHRDESRHIAFGRELVSMLYERARPSMTEEQRGEVESYLKDYIAVILNSFCSSVVYRDAGLGDMPGLRTRVLAHPGRKEAVRRAVRKPMGFFVKQGIFSDNTIPGL
- a CDS encoding cytochrome P450 codes for the protein MTASRERTAVPFSEIRDRLGERHAPAEVALAELEADPNPVLRRLREESPVAVCTELEALLALRWADVQTVVSTAELFRSDQPDSYLTRFVGPNMLHSEGQEHRAARSAMLPAFRAADPRMPAEVAGRYAELRGSYADGTPCDLAAEFCVPLVARATIDLLGCEDTVTPAQMDRWGPLVSEGAFDFREFGTPRDDVDGVRAEILSMVAEYVAGRRRARPDTVLGCMAKASSSQDETRRMVEFMIIGADAGPREGLSTVLACVLTADGEMRRRLAASPALRQSFVDEALRWESPIGGITREARVGTELSGVAIEAGTRVIGVLPSANRDPRRWPDGDAFVPDRGDRAHLSFGAGAHGCIGAALSRRLADAMVLAVASDPAVRPYAVPEYRGWWYRGPSAVLASWN